A region from the Cyprinus carpio isolate SPL01 chromosome A8, ASM1834038v1, whole genome shotgun sequence genome encodes:
- the LOC109083255 gene encoding solute carrier family 12 member 2-like — translation MSDQPSSPPAGHKPALRAPGSSQSRFQVDPVAEAAAAAAAAGVAPKTPPGSRSSTGEESKGRFRVVNFLSPSDAAPDAGVNGDTVRSEASLHSSTGGLSHFSDTHSSTYYLRTFGHNTIDAVPNIDFYRQTAAPLGEKLLRPSLSELHDELDKEPFEEGFPNGEELTAAEIITAKELSESKGGTVKFGWVKGVLIRCMLNIWGVMLFIRMSWIVGQAGIALSCAIVLMAIVVTCITGLSTSAIATNGFVRGGGAYYLISRSLGPEFGGSIGLIFAFANAVAVAMYVVGFAETVVELLDSIDALMTDEINDIRIVGTLTAVLLLGISVAGMEWEAKAQIVLMVILVAAICNYFIGSFIPLKSKEPQGFFSYNAAIMMENMGPDFRDDETFFSVFAIFFPAATGILAGANISGDLADPQSAIPKGTLLAILITGVVYIAVAISNGSCIVRDATGDDNDTMVGSLENCTDAACTLGYDFSICKEGGCKYGLQNDFQVMSLVSGFGPLITAGIFSATLSSALASLVSAPKVFQALCKDKIYPGMHVFAKGYGKNKEPLRAYVLTFIIGLAFILIAELNIIAPIISNFFLASYALINFSVFHASLANSPGWRPSFKYYNKWVSLAGAVLCCVVMFVINWWAALLTNGIVLALYIYVSYKKPDVNWGSSTQALMYNKALTHSLHLTGVEDHIKNFRPQCLVMSGYPNSRPALLYLVHAFTKNVGLMVCGHVRTGFRRPNYKDMMNEQARYQRWLLKTRIKAFYTPVFADDLRQGAQYLLQTTGLGRLKPNTLVFGFKNNWRDGEMKDVETYINTIHDAFDLQFGVVLLRLKEGLDISHIQDEFQTSQEKAPGMKDLLVSINIKDFDSDSSKPSSKSTSCQSSPLIFRDTKKPPMQLSPADEKLLAASQQFQKKQSKGTIDVWWLFDDGGLTLLIPYLLTNKKKWRDCKIRVFIGGKINRIDHDRRAMAALLSKFRIDFSDITVLGDINIKPKKHNKKMFEEMIEPYKLKEDDMEQEAAEKLKAEEPWRITDNELELYRAKSNRQIRLNELLKEHSSTANLIVITMPLARKGTVSSALYMTWLDTLTKDLPPILLVRGNHQSVLTFYS, via the exons ATGTCAGATCAGCCCTCATCTCCTCCAGCCGGACACAAACCCGCCCTCCGGGCGCCGGGGTCCTCTCAGAGCCGCTTCCAGGTGGACCCGGTGGCGGAGGCGGCTGCGGCGGCAGCAGCGGCGGGCGTCGCTCCTAAAACTCCGCCGGGATCGCGCTCCTCCACCGGTGAGGAGTCCAAGGGCCGGTTCCGGGTGGTGAACTTCTTAAGCCCGTCTGACGCCGCGCCTGACGCGGGTGTGAACGGAGACACGGTGCGGAGCGAGGCGAGCCTGCACTCTTCCACCGGAGGTCTCAGTCACTTCTCGGACACGCACTCCAGCACGTACTACCTGCGCACCTTCGGGCACAACACCATCGACGCGGTGCCCAACATCGACTTCTACCGGCAGACCGCAGCTCCGCTCGGGGAGAAGCTCCTGCGCCCGTCGCTGTCGGAGCTCCACGATGAACTCGACAAG GAGCCGTTTGAAGAGGGATTCCCCAATGGAGAGGAGCTCACGGCCGCCGAGATCATCACAGCCAAAGAACTGTCCGAGTCTAAGGGCGGCACGGTGAAGTTCGGCTGGGTCAAAGGAGTGCTG ATACGATGCATGCTGAACATCTGGGGAGTGATGCTGTTCATCAGGATGTCGTGGATCGTGGGTCAGGCGGGCATCG CTCTGTCCTGCGCCATCGTTCTCATGGCTATTGTGGTGACATGTATCACTGGACTCTCAACATCAGCCATTGCCACCAACGGCTTCGTGCGCGGCG GCGGGGCGTATTACCTGATCTCCAGGAGTTTGGGTCCAGAGTTTGGAGGATCCATCGGTCTGATCTTTGCCTTCGCCAATGCCGTCGCTGTGGCCATGTATGTAGTAGGGTTTGCAGAAACCGTCGTTGAGCTTCTGGAT AGTATAGACGCTCTCATGACGGATGAGATCAATGACATAAGGATCGTTGGCACGCTCACTGCCGTCTTACTGCTGGGCATCTCTGTCGCTGGAATGGAGTGGGAGGCAAAA gcccagattgtgttaatGGTGATTCTTGTGGCGGCTATTTGCAACTACTTCATCGGATCCTTCATCCCCTTGAAATCAAAGGAACCTCAAGGCTTCTTCAGTTATAACG CTGCCATAATGATGGAGAACATGGGGCCAGACTTCAGAGATGATGAGACCTTCTTCTCCGTCTTTGCTATCTTCTTCCCGGCCGCCACAGGAATCCTAGCAGGAGCCAATATATCAGGAGACCTGGCG GATCCGCAGTCAGCGATTCCTAAAGGAACTCTCCTGGCGATCCTCATAACTGGAGTGGTTTACATCGCTGTTGCCATCTCGAACG GCTCGTGTATCGTGCGGGATGCCACAGGAGATGATAACGACACCATGGTGGGCTCGCTGGAGAACTGCACAGACGCCGCCTGCACGCTGGGATACGACTTCTCCATCTGCAAAGAGGGCGGCTGCAAGTACGGCCTTCAGAATGACTTCCAG GTGATGAGTTTGGTGTCTGGCTTCGGGCCGCTCATCACAGCTGGGATCTTCTCGGCCACTCTCTCATCAGCGCTGGCATCTCTGGTCAGCGCTCCCAAAGTCTTCCAG GCCTTGTGTAAGGATAAAATCTACCCTGGAATGCATGTGTTTGCCAAAGGATACGGGAAGAACAAAGAACCTCTGCGCGCTTATGTCCTCACCTTCATCATCGGCCTGGCCTTCATCCTGATCG CTGAGTTGAACATCATCGCTCCCATCATTTCCAACTTCTTCTTGGCCTCTTACGCCTTGATAAATTTCTCTGTTTTCCACGCATCGCTGGCAAACTCCCCAG GGTGGCGTCCGAGTTTCAAATACTACAACAAGTGGGTGTCGTTAGCTGGAGCCGTGCTGTGCTGCGTGGTGATGTTTGTGATCAACTGGTGGGCAGCGCTGCTCACAAACGGCATCGTCCTGGCGCTCTACATCTACGTCAGCTACAAGAAACCAG ATGTGAACTGGGGTTCGTCGACACAAGCGCTGATGTACAATAAGGCACTAACACACAGTCTGCATCTCACGGGGGTTGAGGACCATATCAAGAACTTCAG GCCTCAGTGTCTCGTAATGTCCGGATACCCAAACTCAAGACCGGCGCTGCTGTATCTAGTGCACGCCTTCACCAAAAACGTGGGTTTGATGGTCTGTGGCCACGTGCGCACG GGATTCCGTAGGCCGAACTATAAGGACATGATGAACGAGCAGGCCCGCTATCAGCGCTGGCTCCTGAAGACACGAATCAAAGCCTTCTACACTCCTGTGTTTGCTGATGATCTCAGACAAGGAGCCCAGTATCTCCTGCAG ACTACTGGTTTGGGTCGCCTAAAACCCAACACATTGGTGTTTGGCTTTAAGAACAACTGGAGGGACGGTGAGATGAAGGATGTGGAAACCTACATCAACACCATCCA tgacgCGTTTGACCTACAGTTCGGTGTGGTTCTCTTGAGACTGAAGGAAGGTCTTGACATCTCTCACATTCAAG ATGAATTTCAGACCTCGCAGGAGAAAGCTCCTGGAATGAAGGACCTCTTGGTGTCCATTAACATCAAAGACTTTGACAGCGATTCCTCAAAACCGTCATCTAAATCCACCAGCTGCCAAAGCAGCCCGCTCATCTTCAGAG ACACCAAGAAGCCTCCGATGCAGCTCAGTCCTGCAGATGAGAAACTTCTGGCTGCCAGTCAACAGTTCCAGAAGAAACAGAGCAAAGGAACCATTGATGTTTGGTGGCTGTTTGACGACGGAG GCTTGACTCTTTTGATACCATATTTGCTAACCAACAAAAAGAAATGGCGTGACTGCAAGATCCGTGTGTTCATTGGAGGAAAGATAAACAGGATTGATCACGACCGCAGAGC AATGGCGGCATTGCTCAGTAAGTTCAGGATTGACTTCTCTGACATCACTGTTCTTGGAGACATCAACATTAAGCCAAAGAAGCACAA TAAGAAGATGTTTGAGGAGATGATCGAGCCGTACAAACTGAAGGAGGATGACATGGAGCAAGAAGCCGCTGAGAAACTGAAGGCTGAAGAACCCTGGAGGATCACAGATAATGAGCTGGAGCTCTACAGGGCCAAG TCGAATCGCCAAATCAGACTGAACGAGCTTCTGAAGGAACACTCGAGCACAGCCAACCTCATTGTCAT AACCATGCCGCTCGCCAGGAAGGGGACGGTGTCCAGCGCTCTTTACATGACCTGGCTGGACACGTTAACCAAAGATCTGCCGCCGATACTTCTTGTCCGAGGAAACCATCAGAGTGTTCTGACCTTCTACTCATGA